In one Neobacillus sp. WH10 genomic region, the following are encoded:
- a CDS encoding dihydrolipoamide acetyltransferase family protein gives MAIEQIKMPQLGESVTEGTISKWLVSVGDKVNKYDPLAEVMTDKVNAEVPSSFTGVIKELIADEGDTLAVGEIICTIEVEGGNPESAPAAVTKQEASAENATADSKADHGNKARYSPAVLKISQEHGIDLTQVSGTGAGGRITRKDLLKLIESGNIPVAGQKVEPQKEPAAISASKQEVTKSVSSQPASTPAAPAVNIPVTAGDIEIPVTGVRKAIAANMLRSKHEAPHAWTMVEVDATNLVEYRDSIKDEFKKKEGFNLTFFAFFVKAVAQALKEFPQINSMWAGEKIIQKKDINISIAVATDDALFVPVIKNADEKTIKGIAREISELAVKVRTGKLKSDDMQGGTFTVNNTGSFGSVQSMGIINYPQAAILQVESIVKRPVIMNNGMIAARDIVNLCMSLDHRVLDGLVCGRFLQRVKEILENTSKSTTSIY, from the coding sequence GTGGCAATAGAACAAATTAAAATGCCTCAATTAGGGGAAAGTGTAACCGAAGGTACAATCAGTAAGTGGTTAGTATCTGTCGGCGACAAAGTCAATAAATACGACCCCCTTGCAGAGGTAATGACAGATAAAGTGAACGCAGAAGTCCCATCCTCCTTTACAGGTGTGATTAAAGAATTAATTGCTGATGAAGGTGATACCTTAGCGGTGGGAGAAATTATTTGTACGATTGAGGTTGAAGGCGGCAATCCTGAGTCGGCACCTGCTGCAGTTACGAAGCAAGAGGCTTCAGCAGAAAATGCTACGGCAGATTCAAAAGCAGACCATGGAAACAAAGCCCGTTATTCACCAGCTGTTCTGAAAATTTCTCAAGAGCATGGCATTGATTTAACACAAGTATCAGGCACCGGTGCAGGTGGACGGATTACAAGAAAAGACCTCCTAAAATTAATTGAGTCAGGTAATATACCAGTAGCTGGACAAAAGGTAGAACCACAGAAAGAGCCAGCAGCCATCTCGGCTTCCAAACAAGAGGTAACGAAGTCTGTTTCCAGTCAGCCTGCTTCAACGCCAGCTGCACCTGCAGTGAATATTCCAGTTACCGCTGGAGATATTGAGATTCCGGTTACAGGTGTCAGAAAAGCAATTGCTGCAAATATGCTGCGCAGCAAGCATGAAGCACCGCATGCTTGGACAATGGTTGAAGTCGATGCAACGAATTTGGTTGAATATCGAGACTCTATCAAGGACGAGTTCAAGAAAAAAGAAGGCTTTAATTTAACTTTCTTCGCTTTCTTTGTGAAGGCAGTTGCGCAAGCCTTAAAAGAATTCCCGCAGATTAATTCGATGTGGGCCGGAGAAAAAATCATCCAAAAGAAGGATATCAATATTTCAATTGCGGTTGCTACAGATGATGCTTTATTTGTACCTGTTATTAAGAATGCAGATGAGAAAACAATTAAAGGAATTGCCCGTGAAATTTCAGAGCTTGCTGTAAAGGTTAGAACGGGGAAATTGAAGTCTGACGATATGCAGGGTGGAACATTCACAGTGAACAATACAGGTTCTTTTGGCTCTGTTCAGTCAATGGGGATCATTAATTACCCACAAGCTGCAATTCTGCAGGTGGAGTCCATTGTAAAGCGTCCGGTGATTATGAATAATGGCATGATTGCAGCTCGTGACATAGTGAATCTATGTATGTCCCTTGATCACAGAGTATTAGACGGACTTGTTTGCGGCCGATTCTTACAACGTGTGAAGGAAATATTAGAAAATACTTCAAAATCAACAACTTCAATATACTAA
- a CDS encoding alpha-ketoacid dehydrogenase subunit beta: protein MAVISYIDAVTMAIREEMERDPKVFVLGEDVGVKGGVFKATQGLYEQFGEERVIDTPLAESAIAGVGIGAAMYGMRPIAEMQFADFIMPAVNQIISEAAKIRYRSNNDWNCPMVIRAPYGGGVHGALYHSQSVEAVFANQPGLKIVMPSTPYDVKGLLKAAIRDNDPVLFFEHKRAYRLIKGEVPTEDYTLPIGKADVKRKGEDITVITYGLCVHFALQAAEKLAKDGISAHILDLRTVYPLDKEAIIEAASKTGKVLLVTEDTKEGSIMSEVSAIIAENCLFELDAPIMRLAGPEVPAMPYAPTMEKFFMVNPDKVEKAMRELAEY from the coding sequence ATGGCAGTAATTTCTTATATTGATGCAGTAACAATGGCTATTCGTGAAGAAATGGAAAGAGATCCAAAGGTTTTTGTCCTTGGTGAAGATGTTGGAGTAAAAGGTGGCGTTTTTAAAGCTACTCAAGGCTTGTATGAGCAATTTGGCGAAGAAAGAGTGATTGATACACCACTCGCCGAATCCGCAATTGCGGGGGTAGGAATTGGTGCGGCTATGTATGGCATGCGTCCGATTGCTGAAATGCAATTTGCTGATTTTATCATGCCAGCAGTCAATCAAATTATTTCGGAAGCAGCAAAAATCCGTTACCGCTCGAATAATGACTGGAATTGTCCAATGGTTATACGGGCACCATACGGTGGCGGAGTTCATGGAGCACTTTATCATTCACAATCAGTTGAAGCAGTATTTGCCAACCAGCCTGGATTGAAAATTGTTATGCCTTCTACTCCTTATGATGTAAAAGGGCTATTGAAAGCAGCAATTCGTGATAATGATCCAGTGTTATTTTTCGAGCATAAACGTGCCTATCGTTTAATTAAAGGTGAGGTACCGACAGAAGATTATACGCTGCCAATCGGAAAAGCCGACGTCAAGCGTAAGGGAGAAGACATCACCGTTATTACGTATGGACTTTGTGTTCATTTTGCTCTCCAAGCTGCAGAAAAACTAGCAAAGGATGGAATCTCTGCACATATTCTAGATTTGCGAACCGTTTATCCCCTTGATAAGGAAGCGATTATTGAAGCAGCTTCGAAAACAGGTAAAGTTCTCCTTGTTACCGAGGATACAAAAGAAGGCAGCATTATGAGTGAAGTGTCTGCGATTATTGCTGAAAATTGCTTATTTGAGTTAGATGCTCCAATTATGCGTCTTGCTGGACCGGAAGTACCGGCAATGCCATATGCACCAACAATGGAAAAATTCTTTATGGTAAATCCTGATAAAGTGGAAAAAGCAATGCGCGAGCTTGCTGAGTACTAA
- a CDS encoding thiamine pyrophosphate-dependent dehydrogenase E1 component subunit alpha, translating into MIEKRHEALGLSDEKVLEIYETMLLARRIDERMWLLNRAGKIPFVISCQGQEAAQVGAAFALDKEKDFVLPYYRDMGVVLTFGMTPKELMLSGFAKAEDPNSGGRQMPGHFGQKKNRIVTGSSPVTTQVPHAVGVALAGKMERKDLVTFVTFGEGSSNQGDFHEGANFAGVHKLPVIFMCENNKYAISVPIEKQLGCEKVSDRAIGYGMPGFTVDGNDPLEVYKAVKEAADRGRRGEGPTLIETVSYRLTPHSSDDDDRSYRAPDEVAKAKTQDPIITFGAYLKEAGVMNDESEKVINDRVMILVNEATDYAENAPYAAPEDALKYVYGDM; encoded by the coding sequence ATGATAGAAAAGCGTCATGAAGCTTTAGGTTTAAGCGACGAAAAAGTGTTGGAAATATATGAAACGATGCTTTTGGCACGCCGCATTGATGAGCGGATGTGGTTATTGAACCGTGCCGGGAAAATACCATTCGTTATTTCATGTCAAGGTCAGGAAGCAGCTCAAGTAGGAGCAGCTTTTGCGTTAGATAAGGAAAAAGATTTTGTCCTTCCATATTATCGTGATATGGGTGTTGTGTTAACTTTTGGGATGACTCCGAAGGAACTGATGCTTTCAGGATTTGCCAAGGCTGAAGATCCAAATTCAGGCGGGCGGCAAATGCCAGGACACTTTGGTCAAAAGAAAAATCGGATTGTCACAGGTTCATCTCCGGTTACCACCCAAGTTCCGCATGCAGTAGGGGTTGCCCTTGCCGGAAAAATGGAAAGAAAAGACCTTGTTACCTTTGTTACCTTTGGTGAAGGTTCTTCTAACCAAGGCGATTTCCATGAGGGTGCGAACTTTGCCGGTGTGCATAAACTTCCGGTCATTTTCATGTGTGAAAATAATAAATATGCGATTTCCGTTCCAATTGAAAAACAATTAGGTTGTGAAAAGGTATCTGATCGGGCAATTGGTTATGGAATGCCAGGGTTTACAGTTGATGGGAATGATCCACTTGAGGTATATAAAGCTGTGAAAGAGGCTGCAGACCGTGGACGCCGCGGCGAAGGACCTACTTTAATTGAAACAGTTTCCTATCGTTTGACACCGCACTCTTCTGATGATGATGACCGTTCATACCGGGCTCCTGATGAAGTTGCCAAAGCAAAAACACAAGATCCAATCATCACATTTGGTGCATATTTAAAAGAAGCTGGTGTCATGAATGATGAATCAGAAAAAGTAATCAATGATCGCGTCATGATATTGGTAAATGAGGCCACTGATTATGCTGAAAATGCTCCGTATGCTGCACCTGAGGATGCATTGAAATATGTTTATGGGGATATGTAA